Proteins from a genomic interval of Gadus morhua chromosome 19, gadMor3.0, whole genome shotgun sequence:
- the smad7 gene encoding mothers against decapentaplegic homolog 7: protein MFRTKRSGLVRRLWRSRAPAEGDGEADRGTHGSGGCCMGKTTKVVKSTSGSDAELKALTHSILKKIKEKQLEVLLQAVESKGGARSPCLLLPSKMDAKVGQQCYSLPLLLYKVFRWPDLRHSSELKRLPCCESYGKTNPELVCCNPHHMSRLCELESPPPPYSRYPMDFLKPPDSPDSGPSSSDTGETTYSAPVGLSDSLAVQESGERPHWCVVAYWEEKTRVGRLYSVQESSLDIFYDLPQGNGFCLGQLCSDNKSPLVQMVRAKIGFGIQLTREADGVWVYNRSGYPIFIKSATLDNPDSRALLVHKVFPGFAIKAFDLDKAASLRRPNDHEFTLQPRTGFTVQISFVKGWGQCYTRQFIGSCPCWLEVIFNTR from the exons ATGTTTAGGACCAAACGTTCGGGGCTCGTCCGGCGACTCTGGAGGAGCCGTGCGCCCGCCGAGGGCGACGGTGAGGCGGACAGGGGTACCCATGGCTCCGGGGGCTGTTGCATGGGCAAAACGACAAAGGTCGTCAAGTCCACCAGCGGGTCGGACGCCGAACTAAAAGCGTTGACCCACTCGATACTCAAAAAGATCAAAGAAAAACAATTGGAGGTGCTTTTGCAGGCGGTGGAGTCGAAGGGGGGCGCCCGGAGCCCCTGTCTGCTCTTACCCAGCAAAATGGACGCCAAAGTGGgtcaacagtgttactccttgcCCTTGCTGCTCTACAAAGTGTTCAGGTGGCCGGACCTCAGGCATTCCTCTGAGCTGAAGAGGCTACCGTGCTGTGAATCCTATGGGAAAACCAACCCAGAACTCGTTTGCTGCAATCCGCACCACATGAGCAGACTGTGTGAACTCG agtctcctcctcctccatattCCCGATATCCCATGGACTTTCTTAAACCACCTG ATTCTCCAGACTCTGGTCCTTCATCCAGTGATACTGGGGAAACCACCTACTCAGCCCCTGTGGGGCTTTCAG atTCCCTGGCGGTGCAGGAGTCGGGCGAGCGGCCCCACTGGTGCGTGGTGGCCTACTGGGAGGAGAAGACCCGCGTGGGGCGCCTCTACTCCGTCCAGGAGTCCTCCCTGGACATCTTCTACGACCTACCTCAGGGCAACGGCTTCTGCCTGGGCCAGCTGTGCTCGGACAACAAGTCGCCGCTGGTGCAGATGGTGCGCGCCAAGATCGGCTTCGGCATCCAGCTGACGCGCGAGGCGGACGGCGTGTGGGTGTACAACCGCAGCGGCTACCCCATCTTCATCAAGTCGGCCACACTGGACAACCCGGACTCGCGCGCGCTGCTGGTGCACAAGGTGTTCCCGGGCTTCGCCATCAAGGCGTTCGACCTGGACAAGGCGGCGAGCCTGCGGCGGCCCAACGACCACGAGTTCACGCTGCAGCCGCGCACGGGCTTCACGGTGCAGATCAGCTTCGTGAAGGGCTGGGGGCAGTGCTACACCAGACAGTTCATCGGAAGCTGCCCCTGCTGGCTGGAGGTGATCTTCAACACgcggtag